Genomic segment of Candidatus Flexicrinis affinis:
AACACGACCCCGCGATCGCGCGCTGCCTCTGCAAGCTGCGGGATGGGAGCAATCGTACCGATCTCGTTATTGGCGTAGATGACGCTGGCGACTGTGGTTTCGGCAGTCAGTGTCGAAACAAAGTCCTCGACGTCCACTTGCCCTGTCCGGCTGACCGGGATCAGCTTCATGCCGAAGCCCTGCATCGCGGCAAGCTGCTTCACGGTCGCGGTAACCGCGCTGTGCTCGACGGGCGTCGTAACGAGGTGTGTTCCCTTGCCCTGAGCGCGCGCTGTCCATGCAGCACCGCGAATCGCGAGGTTGTCGCTCTCTGACCCGCCGCTGGTGAACACGATCTCCGACGACTTACAGCGGAGAACGCTGGAAACCTTCTCGCGGGCACGCTCGATCGCGGCCTCGGCCTTGCGGCCGTAGCTGTGCGACGATGACGAGTTGCCATACACCTCGCTGAAGTAAGGTGCCATCGCCTCTAGGACGCGCGGATCGACCGGTGTCGACGCCGAGTGATCAAGGTAGACGTCACGGCGTGCGGCCATTTTGTAACCCTCATTTCCCTCTGGCTGTTCGCATTGTACCCCTGAACCAATTCGAATGTCAGGATAGTTTGTCCAATAGCGTATGATGCGCCGGAGGTGTATAGTCCTGATCATTGCGTTTCGGTTTATTGAGGAGCGAGTGTATATGGTCGCAATTCAGCACATTCACGGCCGCGAGGTCCTGGATTCCCGCGGCAACCCCACGGTCGAGGTCGACGTTCGACTGACCGATGGTACGCTTGGCCGGGCGATCGTGCCGAGCGGCGCTAGCACCGGCGAGCACGAGGCGCTCGAACTTCGTGACGGTGATAGCAAGCGTTACGGCGGCAAAGGCGTCCTTAAGGCCGTTGAGTCGGTAAACTCTGTGCTCGCACAAGCACTCGCCGGCACAGACCCGTTCAATCAGGTCGCGGTTGACCAGGCGATGCTCGATTTGGACGGAACGCCGACCAAGAGCAAGCTGGGTGCGAACGCGATTCTCGGCGTCAGCATGGCCGTGGCGCGCGCTGCCGCAACCAGTGTTGGGCTGCCGCTCTACGCGTACTTGGGGGGCATTCATGCGCACGTGCTGCCGGTTCCGATGATGAACATCATGAACGGCGGGAAGCACGCGATTGGCAGCACCGACTTTCAGGAGTTCATGGTGATGCCGGTCGGCGCTGGCTCGTTCGCCGAGGCGCTCCAGATGGGCGTGGAGATCTATCAGGCGCTCAAGAAACTGCTGCACAAGAAAGGACACGGCACAACTGTCGGCGACGAAGGCGGCTTTGCGCCGAGCCTCGGCAGCAATCAGGCGGCACTCGACGTCATTATGGAAGCGATCGCATCGGCAGGGTACAGCGCAGGGGACCAGGTCTTCATTGCACTTGACCCGGCGACCTCGGAGATCTACAAGGATGGCAAGTATCACCTCGAGATTGAGGGCAAGTCGCTCTCGGGTGAAGAGATGGTCGAGTTCTGGGCCGATTGGGCATCCCGGTACCCGATTATCTCGCTGGAAGACGGCCTCGCAGAGAATGACTGGGCCAACTGGAGCCGGCTCGTCGCCGCTATCGGCAATCGGGTACAGATCGTCGGCGACGACCTGTTGGTCACGAACACCGAACGCGTCAAGCGCGCGATCAAGGAGAAGGCCGCCAATTCGCTGCTGTTCAAAGTCAACCAGATCGGTTCGCTGACCGAGGCCCTAGCGGCAGCGCAGATGAGCCAGCGGCACGGCTGGACGGTCGTGACTAGCCACCGCAGCGGCGAGACGGAAGACAGCACGATTTCCGACCTTGCCGTAGCGATGAACGCTGGACAGATCAAGACCGGCGCACCGGCCCGTACCGACCGCGTGGCAAAGTACAATCAACTGCTTCGCATTGAAGAGCAGTTGGGATCGGCCGCAACGTATGCCGGACGTGCCGCTTTTCCGAACTTGGGGATGGCGCTCGACTAGGGCGGCTTCTTGACCCCAGCCAGCGGCCGCTTTACAATCCGTCTGACGCCCCCGTAGCTCAGTGGATAGAGCAGTCGCCTTCTAAGCGAAAGGTCGTAGGTTCGATCCCTACCGGGGGTACAGTGGAAGAAACGAAGGCCGGGCAGCACGCCCGGCCTTGTTCATTTAAACCGATTTCATCGCTTTGACGATTGCCTTTACGCGCGGGTCGCGCTTGGCCGCCGGCACACGTATCTCGAGTTCGGCAAGCACCTCGACCGCCTCAGGTCGCCGCCCAAGTCGCACGAGCAGTTCCGCCGTGTCCGCGCCCAATTCGATGCTTTCCGGTACTTCTCGAAGGGCTTCGCGATAAAGCGCGACCGCCTTCTCGATGGCCGACTGATTGTGATTGGGGTCGGCGTCGTATCTGGCTTCAAACCGCTCTGCAAGGAACCGAACCGCCTCGAGGTAGCCAGCCTGAATATCCTGTCTGCGAGTGAGGATCCAGTGATCGTCGTGGCCCTTCAAGAATGGCCCGCGGTACAGGTCGAGGACGCGCTGATAGTCAACTTCCGGATGTTCGTTGGACAGGTCGCGTGCGCGGATCAGAGCTTGTGTCCACTCGAACGCATCGTAGTTGATGAGCAGGCTTGGCTTGATTCGATAGGTGCCGTTTTGGTGTTCCAGTACCTCGAAATCGAAGGCGCGATGCAGCCTGCGTTTGGTAACATGAAACACGTTGGTAGCCTGCGCATCGGACAAGTCCCCCCAAAACGCCCGGTGGAAGTCGTCGCGGGTGATGACACCGCGATCGACCGCGAAGAACAGCAGCAGGCGCGGCAGGTGGCCCTCCCAATCCGTAATCAATTCGTCGTTGAAGAACACGAAGCCGGGGCCGAGCGCGAAGATGTCGAGCCGTCCGGTCGGTGCCTCGGGGCTGTGCTGCACCGCTTGCGTCACGACGCGGTCGTCATCGAGGATGATGGCGCGCGTTTGAGCGATCAGCGATACCCATGGGAAGCGAGGCTGTGACCGGCCATTGAATACGGTGATGTAGCGGTCGGGGAACTTGACGATCAGCTCTTCGAGGAAGCGGATCGTGCTGTCGGTCGCTGCGGCGAAGTCGTAGTCGTCCAGGATCAGGACGATGCGGTCGCCCTCGACCTGCTCGAAGTCCTTGAGCAGTCCCTCGATCGCCGCTTTACGAAACGCGCCCATGTTCTTGCCGATCATGGCATTTGCGGCGCTCGCATGGATGCCAAAGCTGGATGTCTGTGCGCTCAGGCTATCAACAATCCGGTCGAATAGGGTGACTTCGTCGAACGTTTCGGAAGAGAATGGCACGTAAAGCGTCGTCAGATCCGAATCGTTAAGGAGCGCTGCAGTCAGCGCGGTGCGATACTTGCTGTCAGGCTGTAGAATAACGACGCGAGCGTGTTCAGAGTACTCGCGAAACTTGCCGATGATATCGTGTATCTTGGTCTCGATCACGGCTCACTTATCCCTACTAAAGCTTGCGAACTTACGAGGTCGATTATAGCGCGTCGCTCAGATTTTGTCACACTTCACGTTTCTGGATTGTAAGAGGCTGCATAAGTGACAAGTCAACCCGAAGGCAATACCGAGACGAAACCCGGCCGTCCGCTGGGGCTCTCACTTGCGATTATCCTGAGCGTGGGGCTGTATGTCGTCCTGCCGATGTTTCAGCTCATCGTACAAGTAGGGTTGCAGGAACGCATCAGCCAGATCGACTCACCCATTGTCGTCGACGGGCAGGAGCTGACAGCAGGCGCGTCCGGTGGTTCGTTTGTGCTCGTTGGCGAGTCGGAGTTGATCGTGCAGACGGTTGCCGCCGGCGTATTTCTGGTTCTGGCAATCTTCGCCTGGCGCGGGCGTCCGCGTGGAATCCGTACTGCATTCACGGCAGCGGTGCTTCTGTATGCAGGCGTAACCGCGTACGTGACTGCCCGCACGCTGTTGGCGCGCAGCGACATCTCCGCCGGCATCAGCTCCGCCGACGACCTCGTGCGTCAGCTGCTATGCGGCGTGCTGGTGACAACCGTGCTCATTCCGCTATATGTGGTGTGGTATATCAATCGTGCCCCGGCGCGAGCGTTCTACCGGGGCACGTATGCCGTCGAGGAGACAGCGCGCTAGTTCGCCGACTTGCCGCGCGATTCCATCTCGAGTCGAACCAGCTCGCGGCGAAGGGTCTTGCCAACGGCCGACTTTGGCAGCTCGTCGATAAACGAGATGCGGCGCGGCACTTCGTACGGGGCAAGGTGTTCGCCTGCAAACTGGATGAGGTCTGCCTCCGTAACCTCAGCGCCTTCGGCTTTGACAACCCACGCCTTGAGCGTCTCCTGCCCGGCCTTCTCAGGGTGCGGCACTGCCGCTACACCAACCTCTGCCACGGCGGGATGATTCTTGAGCACCTTTTCGATCGCATTCGGGTATACGTTGAACCCGCCGATGAGGGCCATATCCTTCTTGCGATCGACGATGTAGAAGTAACCGTCCTCATCCATGCGGGCAATATCGCCCGTATACAGCCACGTCTTGCCGTTGTGTTCGCGCAAGACCTTGACCGTCTCGTCCGGCATGTTGTGATATCCAAGCATGATCTGTGGGCCGGCCATCAGCAGTTCACCGACCTCGCCGACTGGCACGTCCGTCTCGCCGTCGTCAAGGCTGACGATGCGCATGTCGGTATCCGGCAGCGGCAGACCGATTGAACCGACGCGGTTCTCGCCTCGAAGCGGGTTGACGTGGGTCGCCGTTGGCGCTTCGCTCATGCCGAAACCTTCAAGCAGCGTGCCGCCGCTCAGGCGCTCGAACTCGACCTTGATCGAAGGCGGCAGCGGCGCCGACCCGCTCAGACATGCGCGTACAGAGCGCAGGCTGAGTTCGCCAGACTGCACCTTCGGATGGGTGTTGATGGCGTTGTACAACGCGGGGACGCCGTGGAACAGCGTAGGCTTGAACTTGTGGATACAGTCCACCACCTCGTTGATCTCGCGCGCATTTGGGACCAGCACAATGGTCGATCCCAGCTTGGCGGCCATCGCCAATACGGCGACCATGCCGAACACGTGGAAGAACGGGATCGCGCCGAGGAATGTCTCCTGTTCGCCGGGTACGCCGTCGACCGCCAGAAACGATTCCTGCTGAAGCATGTTGGCGACAAGATTCGCGTGGGTAGCGACTGCTGCTTTGGAAACCCCGGTCGTGCCGCCGGTGTACTGGAACAACGCGATGTCGGCAGGCTTGACAGTAACGCTCGGCTTTTTCCCTGCATACGCCGTGAGCAAGTCCTGCAGCCAAACGTCTCCGCTCGGCAGCGATTCGATAAAGTGTCCGTCTTTCTTCTCGCGTGCGATCTGGAACAGGACTCTCGCGAGGGGCGGAAGGTATTCTTTGACGTTGGTGACGATGACAGTCTTGATATGCGTCTTTGGCTGAGCACGTTTGACGACTTTGTAGAACATGCTCATCGTAATGATGATCTCGGCGCCACAGTCTTTGAGCTGATACTCGAGTCGATCGGCGGGGTAGGTCGGGTTTGCGGCCGCTACCGCGCCGCCGGCCTTGAGCACGGCAAAGAATGCGATGACGAACGCCGCGATGTTGGGCATCATGAGGGCAACACGATCGCCCTTCTTTAGCCCAAGGTCAACAAGCGCACACGCCAATGCATCCGACTGGCGGTCGAGTTCGCCGTAGCTCAGGTTCGACGCGACGCGACCGATCAAGGGTAGGTGCGCGCTCGTGATCAATGCGGGGTGATTGGGGAGGCGTTTCGCCGTTTCCTGCACGAAGTGATGCAGCGGGACGTCAGGGTAATTCAGCGTGTGCGGCGTTTTCTCGTGGTAGAGCTTGAGCCACGGTCGGTCAGCGTAGGTAGTCATACGTGTTATGAACTCCGTTTCTCTTGTGTTGATGGCGCAGAAGCCCCACCTGAATTTGGCACTGAGTATAGGCCAATTGACCGCCTTCGTAAACGACTCCCAAGCTACTTCGGCGCAGTGCCGGCAGATGCCCAGTCGCGCCAACGCGGCGGAATGAGCGCGACGGTGCCGTCACGCTTCACGCAAATGTGGCGTGTTTCTCCGGTCGCGTGCACGTCGCCGGTGTCTGCATTGGTCACCTGATAGACAAAACGCATGCCCCGGCTTTGTACCTCAGAGATCCAGCACCGCACGCGGATCTGCTGGCCGTAGACTGCTGGGCGCGCATAACGCACATGCGCCTCAGTCACGGCGAGATTGAACCCGTCCTCTTCGAAGCGGGCATAGTTCTCGCCACGCTGGCGCATGTACTCGCTGCGCGCCTCCTCGAAATAGACGAGGTACTGGCTGTGGTGGACAATCCGCATGGCATCCGTCTCGGCGTATCTGACCCACAGGACGGACTCGGCGACGAAGCGGTCGGTTGGCAGCATTGGCAACCCCTGAGAGTAGTCGAAGCATCTGGGAAATTGTACCGCGTTGCGGCGGCGGACGGCTGGTGTCGGGGTATACTTCAGGCCTCGACTCGATGTCGACATCAACGTTCGGCCGGTGTGAGGTAATGGCAATGCGCAGGCTCAGTTTGACGGTTGCAGTGGTTCTCGCGGCAGTGTTCGTGTCCGCTAGTGTATATGCTCAAGGCGACGATCCCCTCGCCTTTTATGATGGTATCGAGACATCGCGGGCGGACGACGGGGGCTTCGTACTCGGAAGCCTTGACGCCCCTATTGCAGTCGTCGTGTTCGCCGATTTCATGTGCCCGCATTGCCAGACGTATGTCGAGACTACGCACGAATTCATCGACGCGTTTGTCCGCACAGGCCAAGCACGGCTTGAGTATCGGCTGTACCCCATCGTTCACCCGACGTACTCGGCGCTTACGGCGCAGTTGGCAGAGTGTGCCGAGGTACAGCGCGACGGCGCGTTCTGGCCTGCGCATGACGTTCTGTACAGCCTCGCGGGTGAAGGTCAGATCGGCCCTAACACCTCGGAAGCGCTTGCAGAGGCTCTCGACTTGGATGTCGCGAAACTGGATACATGCGCCGCCGACGCCTCGCAGTACATCACCGACCTCGATCTTGGCACGGCTCTTGGCGTCAGCGGGACGCCTGCAACTGCGGTGCGACTTGAAGATGGCACGTTGGGTTGGGCGTACCTGCGCGACCAAATCTTCAACCGCGGCGGTCTGCCCATCAGCCTCTTGACCGAAATCGTTGAGGCGGAGGACGTATCGTCGGTGGTGATTGTCCCGTCGCCGCTCTTGGCAAGCCTCGTGACGGACTCGGGGTGCGCAAACCCGTGCTGGCAGGGGATTACGCCGGGGCAAACGCTGTTGATCGACGCGCTTGACATCATCCGCGATGATCGCCAGCATGTGGAGATTACCGAGACATCGACCGGCGACGCGGACGCACTGACGTGGCGCCGATTCGACAGCCGACTCAACGAGCCAAACTACATCATCGCGAATGCCGCCGGTGAGGTCGACATTATCTCGCTGATCGATGTATCAGATTACGGACTCGGCGATGTGGTCGACAATCTCGGCGACCCGTCGTTGGCGCTCGGATTCAGCACGGATGACGGCAGCGCGGTTCTGTATATCATCTACCCGGATATCGCGACGATCGTCATCGTCTTGACCGCTCCGGACGACGGTTTGAGCGAGGAAAGCCTTGTAGTTGGCGCGCAGTACTTCTCTGACGATGCGATGGCGCTGTTGCTTGAGGATGCGGGCGCGGCCGAATGGACGGGTTACGACGGCCTCGACGACTACATCCGTTAGTCAGGCTTGTGGCGTTGGGCGAGCTCAGCCTCGATATCGGCAAGGCTTACGCCCAGCTCCGACCACAGTACGAGTAGGTGGTAGAGGAGGTCGGCACTCTCGGAGACTTGGCGAGGCTTGTCCTGCGCAAGCGCCGCGATGACGACCTCCACCGCCTCTTCTCCGACCTTCTGGGCCATCTTCGGCAGCCCGGCGTCGATGAGCGTGTTGGTGTAGCTGCCCGCCTTCGGGTGGCTGCGCCTATCAGCGATTAGGGTTTCGAGCCGATTCAAGATACTAGTCACGGGTGCTTTCCTTACGGAGTACACGGTGGAAACATGAGATTTCACCGGTGTGGCAGGCTGGCCCTGCGGGTTCGACCTCGATCAGCAGCGCGTCCGCGTCGCAATCCACCAATATACGAACGACGCGCTGGGTGTTGCCACTCGTTTCGCCTTTGTGCCACAACGCCTGCCGAGACCGACTCCAAAACACGGTCTCGCCAAGCTCCAGCGTCATCTGGAGCGACTGCCGGTTCATGTAGGCCACGGTCAGCACCTGCATGGTAGCAGCATCTTGTACGATCGCCGCGACCAACCCGTTCGAGTCCCACTTAATCTGGTCAACGCTGACTGCGTCCACGCTATGTGTTCTCCCAGCCGGTCATGCGCACAGATACCCCACGTTCATCCAGATAACGCTTCAGGTCGCCGACGCGCAGTTCGTTGAAGTGAAACAGACTTGCGGCCAGCGCCGCGTCGGCGCCGCCCACCGTCAATGCGTCTGCGAAGTGTTCGGCGCTGCCCGCCCCGCCTGATGCGATCACGGGGATCGTTACGGCTTCAGCGACAGCCGCGGTAAGTTCGAGAGCGTAACCCGCTTTTGTACCGTCTCGATCCATACTTGTCAGCAGTATTTCGCCTGCCCCGCGCGATTCGCACTCTCTCGCCCACTCGACCGCCCGCAGCGGCGTAGGGATGCGCCCACCGTTGATGTGTACGATCCACTCGCCGTCGATTCGCTTGGGATCGATGGCAACGACGATACACTGGCTCCCGAATGCCCACGCTCCAGCGTCAATCAAGTCGGGCGTGCGAACCGCCGCGCTGTTGATCGAAACCTTATCTGCTCCGGAGAGCAGCGTATCGCGGATGTCGTCGATTGTACGAATGCCTCCGCCGACACAGAATGGGATGAACAACGTGTCGGCGACACTGCGGACCATTTCGAGCGTCGTGGCGCGTCCTTCGTGCGACGCCGTGATGTCGAGGAAGACGAGTTCATCGGCGCCTTCACGGTCGTAAAACGCGGCCTGTTCGACCGGATCGCCGGCATCGACAAGGTTGACGAAGTTCACGCCTTTTACGACCCGCCCGTTGTGAACGTCGAGGCAAGGGATGATGCGCTTTGCCAACATGACTAAGCTGATCCTTCTCGTATCGCGTCTTCCAGACGAATTGCGCCCGTGTACAGCGCCATTCCGATGATGGCGCCGGCAACCATGCCGCTGCCAGCAAGCCGGCGAATGTCGTCGAGCGAACTCACACCGCCCGACGCTATAACGTTCAGCCCGGTATCACGCGCCAGTGCAACGGTTGCGTCCACATTCACACCGGTGAGCATGCCATCGCGCGAGACATCGGTGAATAGCGCGTGCCTGACACCGACAGCGGCGACAGCGCGCCCCAGCTCTGCCGGGGTCGTCTCGGACTGCTCGGTCCATCCATGCGTGGTCACTTTGCCGTCTCGTGAGTCAAGCCCGATACACACGCGATCTGCCCCAAAGGCGTTGACCGCCTCGCGCACCAGCTCGGGGTTGCGCACGGCCACCGTCCCGAGGACGACGCGCGCCGCACCGCACTCAAGCGCAGTAGTCACGTCGTCAAGCGAGCGAAGCCCGCCGCCAAATTGCACAGGAAGACCGACCGCGGCGATCACCTCTAGCACGTGCAGATTGTCGTTGGCGCGTGCGAATGCCCCATCGAGATTGACGACGTGCAGCCATTTTGCCCCACGGCCAGCGAAGTCCTGTGCGACGCGTACCGGATCGGTGCTGAATACGGTCGTGTTCGCGTCGACACCTTCCTTGAGCCGCACGACTTGACCGGACTTGAGATCGAGCGCCGGGTAGATAATCACGCGATCGACTCCTGCGCGAGCTTCAGGAAATTCGAAAGCACCGTGAGGCCGGTGATCTGGCTCTTTTCCGGGTGGAACTGCACGCCAAAGATGTGGTCGCGCTGGACGGCGACACAGAACGGCCCACCGTAGTCGACGGTCGCTGTGATGTCGGTCGCGCGCTCAGGTATGCAGTAGTAACTGTGAACGAAGTAGGCATAAGGCGCATCTGGCAGGTCGCGAAAGATCGGGGAATCGCGCACGACATCGACCTGATTCCATCCCATGTGGGGAACTTTGAGCCCCAGTGTCGGCGAGAAACGCGTGACGCGTCCTGCCAACAGGCCGAGGCCGTTGTGCCTGCCCATTTCATCGGAGTAGTCGAACAGGAACTGCATCCCCAGACAGATACCCAGATATGGCACACCGCGCCGAACTGCGTCGATGACAGCGGAAGCTAGTCCGGTCTCGTTCAGGATGTGCATGCCTGCGCCAAACGCACCGACACCGGGCAAGATGATCGAGGTAGCCCGTTCGAGGGCCTCAGGGTCGCGCACGATCTCGACGTCATGCGCATCGAGGTGGCGCAGGGCATGCATCACACTGCGCAGATTGCCTGCACCGTAATCGACCACTGCCAGCATGGACACCTCGCTTTCCTCTTTCAGGAAACGAAACGCCCGCGTCGAACTGCGCGGGCGATACCTTGATTGACACGGTAAAGCTGGACTCAGTTCAACGCGGAGCCTTTTTGATGCAACCGTGGTGATGCGTCCAGTACGTAAGCATGCGCGAAGTATATCGGCGCACCCGGTGCTTGTCAACGCGGCCGGCGGCGGTTAGCATCGGGTGCGTGCGCAGCGGTCAGCGGCTGTTTGGCCCGCAGCGCAGCCATAACGACCCATATCTGAAGGCGATCGGCAGATGGAACACTTCATCATTGAGGGTGGGGTACCGCTTCGGGGATCAGTTCGCCCGGGTGGGAACAAGAACGCGATACTCAAGATGCTGCCGGCATGCATGCTTACCGACGAGGCGGTGACCATCCGCAACGTCCCCGACATTCTCGATGTCCGGGTGACGCTGGAGATCATGCACCGGCTTGGCGTCGACGTGGAATGGCTGGACGCGACAACGTTACGCGTTCGAGCCGCCGACATCAAGTCGGACACGCTCGACCCGTCGTTGGCGCAGCGAATCCGCACCAGCTTCGTCTTTGCCGGTCCCATGCTGGCGCGTACAGGGGCGATCACGGTCCCGATGCCCGGTGGTGACGTGATCGGTGAACGGAGGCTTGATACGCACGTCTCGGCACTGCGCAAGCTCGGCGCCAGTGTGCACTACGAGCGCGGAATGTTTGCCATGTCTGCCGAGAAGCTGACCGGAGCGGCGATCCTGTTGAGCGAAGCGAGCGTGACGGCAACCGAAAACGCCATTCTGGCCGCTGTAATGGCCAGCGGCACCAGCGAGATCAGCAATGCGGCGAGCGAACCGCACGTTCAGAATCTTTGTCACATGCTGGTGGCGATGGGGGCGCAGATCGAGGGGATCGGCTCAAACCGCCTCACCATCCACGGTGTGGAACGACTGCATGGCTGCGATGTGCGAGTCGGCGCTGACTATATGGAGGTTGGTAGCTGGATCGGTGCGAGCGTTCTTACCGGTGGCTCGATCCGAATCGTGGACGCCGATCCGGGCGTCTTGTCGATGGTTGAGCTGGT
This window contains:
- the hisA gene encoding 1-(5-phosphoribosyl)-5-[(5-phosphoribosylamino)methylideneamino]imidazole-4-carboxamide isomerase, producing MIIYPALDLKSGQVVRLKEGVDANTTVFSTDPVRVAQDFAGRGAKWLHVVNLDGAFARANDNLHVLEVIAAVGLPVQFGGGLRSLDDVTTALECGAARVVLGTVAVRNPELVREAVNAFGADRVCIGLDSRDGKVTTHGWTEQSETTPAELGRAVAAVGVRHALFTDVSRDGMLTGVNVDATVALARDTGLNVIASGGVSSLDDIRRLAGSGMVAGAIIGMALYTGAIRLEDAIREGSA
- the eno gene encoding phosphopyruvate hydratase produces the protein MVAIQHIHGREVLDSRGNPTVEVDVRLTDGTLGRAIVPSGASTGEHEALELRDGDSKRYGGKGVLKAVESVNSVLAQALAGTDPFNQVAVDQAMLDLDGTPTKSKLGANAILGVSMAVARAAATSVGLPLYAYLGGIHAHVLPVPMMNIMNGGKHAIGSTDFQEFMVMPVGAGSFAEALQMGVEIYQALKKLLHKKGHGTTVGDEGGFAPSLGSNQAALDVIMEAIASAGYSAGDQVFIALDPATSEIYKDGKYHLEIEGKSLSGEEMVEFWADWASRYPIISLEDGLAENDWANWSRLVAAIGNRVQIVGDDLLVTNTERVKRAIKEKAANSLLFKVNQIGSLTEALAAAQMSQRHGWTVVTSHRSGETEDSTISDLAVAMNAGQIKTGAPARTDRVAKYNQLLRIEEQLGSAATYAGRAAFPNLGMALD
- the hisH gene encoding imidazole glycerol phosphate synthase subunit HisH is translated as MLAVVDYGAGNLRSVMHALRHLDAHDVEIVRDPEALERATSIILPGVGAFGAGMHILNETGLASAVIDAVRRGVPYLGICLGMQFLFDYSDEMGRHNGLGLLAGRVTRFSPTLGLKVPHMGWNQVDVVRDSPIFRDLPDAPYAYFVHSYYCIPERATDITATVDYGGPFCVAVQRDHIFGVQFHPEKSQITGLTVLSNFLKLAQESIA
- a CDS encoding acyl-CoA thioesterase, coding for MLPTDRFVAESVLWVRYAETDAMRIVHHSQYLVYFEEARSEYMRQRGENYARFEEDGFNLAVTEAHVRYARPAVYGQQIRVRCWISEVQSRGMRFVYQVTNADTGDVHATGETRHICVKRDGTVALIPPRWRDWASAGTAPK
- the hisF gene encoding imidazole glycerol phosphate synthase subunit HisF; its protein translation is MLAKRIIPCLDVHNGRVVKGVNFVNLVDAGDPVEQAAFYDREGADELVFLDITASHEGRATTLEMVRSVADTLFIPFCVGGGIRTIDDIRDTLLSGADKVSINSAAVRTPDLIDAGAWAFGSQCIVVAIDPKRIDGEWIVHINGGRIPTPLRAVEWARECESRGAGEILLTSMDRDGTKAGYALELTAAVAEAVTIPVIASGGAGSAEHFADALTVGGADAALAASLFHFNELRVGDLKRYLDERGVSVRMTGWENT
- a CDS encoding long-chain fatty acid--CoA ligase; translation: MTTYADRPWLKLYHEKTPHTLNYPDVPLHHFVQETAKRLPNHPALITSAHLPLIGRVASNLSYGELDRQSDALACALVDLGLKKGDRVALMMPNIAAFVIAFFAVLKAGGAVAAANPTYPADRLEYQLKDCGAEIIITMSMFYKVVKRAQPKTHIKTVIVTNVKEYLPPLARVLFQIAREKKDGHFIESLPSGDVWLQDLLTAYAGKKPSVTVKPADIALFQYTGGTTGVSKAAVATHANLVANMLQQESFLAVDGVPGEQETFLGAIPFFHVFGMVAVLAMAAKLGSTIVLVPNAREINEVVDCIHKFKPTLFHGVPALYNAINTHPKVQSGELSLRSVRACLSGSAPLPPSIKVEFERLSGGTLLEGFGMSEAPTATHVNPLRGENRVGSIGLPLPDTDMRIVSLDDGETDVPVGEVGELLMAGPQIMLGYHNMPDETVKVLREHNGKTWLYTGDIARMDEDGYFYIVDRKKDMALIGGFNVYPNAIEKVLKNHPAVAEVGVAAVPHPEKAGQETLKAWVVKAEGAEVTEADLIQFAGEHLAPYEVPRRISFIDELPKSAVGKTLRRELVRLEMESRGKSAN
- a CDS encoding thioredoxin domain-containing protein yields the protein MRRLSLTVAVVLAAVFVSASVYAQGDDPLAFYDGIETSRADDGGFVLGSLDAPIAVVVFADFMCPHCQTYVETTHEFIDAFVRTGQARLEYRLYPIVHPTYSALTAQLAECAEVQRDGAFWPAHDVLYSLAGEGQIGPNTSEALAEALDLDVAKLDTCAADASQYITDLDLGTALGVSGTPATAVRLEDGTLGWAYLRDQIFNRGGLPISLLTEIVEAEDVSSVVIVPSPLLASLVTDSGCANPCWQGITPGQTLLIDALDIIRDDRQHVEITETSTGDADALTWRRFDSRLNEPNYIIANAAGEVDIISLIDVSDYGLGDVVDNLGDPSLALGFSTDDGSAVLYIIYPDIATIVIVLTAPDDGLSEESLVVGAQYFSDDAMALLLEDAGAAEWTGYDGLDDYIR
- the murA gene encoding UDP-N-acetylglucosamine 1-carboxyvinyltransferase — encoded protein: MEHFIIEGGVPLRGSVRPGGNKNAILKMLPACMLTDEAVTIRNVPDILDVRVTLEIMHRLGVDVEWLDATTLRVRAADIKSDTLDPSLAQRIRTSFVFAGPMLARTGAITVPMPGGDVIGERRLDTHVSALRKLGASVHYERGMFAMSAEKLTGAAILLSEASVTATENAILAAVMASGTSEISNAASEPHVQNLCHMLVAMGAQIEGIGSNRLTIHGVERLHGCDVRVGADYMEVGSWIGASVLTGGSIRIVDADPGVLSMVELVFGRLGVQWTVDGEDIVVPESQNLTITPDLGGRIPIIKAQPWPAFPADLMSIALVIATQSRGAVMFHDWMFESRLFFTDKLVQMGARITLCDPHRVLVQGPTALTAVPMVTSPDIRAGMAILLAALAAPGTTRIANVRQIDRGYERVEQKLRDLGARIERVNEGPQDTREMPVFSFEH